The following proteins come from a genomic window of Rutidosis leptorrhynchoides isolate AG116_Rl617_1_P2 chromosome 10, CSIRO_AGI_Rlap_v1, whole genome shotgun sequence:
- the LOC139870993 gene encoding uncharacterized protein: MADSSSSHSFNKTHFQDPNPSSFSPSVPTKPQKIFSYFPSQVPDYFKKSTIINKIWELIYLLVIGIVVCYGLFSRKTDIVHGSDTLGQNYDNFAAKETYLSGISNISSIFEDGVQGFDGFNEKDLFQQCKGIGSSVPEFGNANASGKCDRKKMNQYFLGDSLVVIKDEKYVLEQLGKPKMLKQSKPLCLPVRNLGSKRLVDRKSFVKQSPHDENNVIEQVRKPKTVKEKEPACLPAINLGSKRGLVPINLEEKFKETISDSNSDSDTQTSLNWRSKSMRLEKQEDMCATEVNETSHFRNLSVGVHDFEGLKSQSMRFSMPSQMKNHSEKEELNVMESKIKVDGITSNVSSKDSLIEVGKIKVNHALDSNNIAPLVKSKTADVLEKEAKFDSSNVVQKPASIVTTYKKGKSVRTKRPKEQVLEAKVQTFISPTDDKFETRSKMVTSVKADELSDAEPHSGEVDRKAEEFIAKFKEQIRLQKVASARKLNVR; the protein is encoded by the exons ATGGCAGATTCATCATCGTCACATTCATTCAACAAAACCCATTTTCAAGATCCAAATCCATCATCCTTTTCTCCCTCAGTACCCACTAAACCCCAAAAAA TATTTTCCTATTTTCCTTCACAAGTTCCTGACTATTTCAAGAAATCcactataattaataaaatttgggAGCTTATTTACCTGTTAGTTATTGGCATTGTTGTATGTTATGGTTTGTTTAGTAGAAAAACAGATATTGTTCATGGGTCTGATACATTAGGTCAAAATTATGATAATTTTGCTGCAAAAGAGACATATTTATCTGGGATTTCGAATATTTCTTCGATTTTCGAAGATGGGGTTCAGGGTTTTGATGGGTTTAATGAGAAAGATTTGTTTCAGCAATGTAAGGGTATAGGTTCAAGTGTTCCTGAATTTGGGAATGCAAATGCAAGTGGAAAATGTGATAGGAAGAAGATGAATCAGTATTTTTTAGGTGATTCTTTGGTTGTTATTAAAgatgaaaaatatgttcttgagcaATTGGGTAAACCGAAAATGCTAAAACAAAGTAAACCGTTGTGTTTGCCTGTGCGAAATCTTGGATCAAAACGTCTGGTCGATAGGAAATCGTTTGTTAAACAGTCTCCACATGATGAAAATAATGTTATTGAACAAGTAAGGAAACCAAagacggtaaaagaaaaagaacctGCGTGTTTGCCTGCGATTAATCTTGGATCGAAAAG GGGTTTGGTGCCAATCAATTTAGAAGAGAAGTTTAAAGAAACTATATCTGATTCGAATTCTGATTCCGACACTCAAACTTCATTGAATTGGCGTTCGAAATCTATGAGATTGGAGAAACAAGAGGATATGTGTGCTACAGAAGTTAATGAAACTTCACATTTTAGGAATCTTTCAGTTGGTGTTCATGATTTCGAAGGTCTAAAATCACAATCAATGAGATTTTCAATGCCTTCTCAAATGAAAAATCATTCAGAAAAAGAAGAATTGAACGTTATGGAAAGTAAGATTAAGGTTGATGGCATTACATCGAATGTGAGCTCTAAAGACTCTTTGATAGAGGTTGGTAAGATTAAGGTTAATCACGCATTGGATTCAAACAATATTGCACCGTTAGTAAAGTCAAAGACTGCAGACGTTTTAGAGAAAGAAGCGAAATTCGATTCTTCAAATGTGGTTCAAAAACCTGCATCTATCGTCACTACTTACAAAAAGGGTAAATCAGTAAGAACAAAAAGACCAAAAGaacaagttcttgaagcaaaagttCAAACCTTTATAAGTCCAACAGATGATAAATTTGAAACGAGATCAAAAATGGTAACAAGTGTGAAAGCCGATGAATTGAGTGACGCAGAACCGCATTCTGGCGAGGTTGATAGGAAAGCAGAGGAATTTATAGCCAAGTTTAAAGAGCAAATTAGGCTTCAAAAAGTGGCGTCTGCAAGGAAATTAAACGTTCGGTAG